From a region of the Bdellovibrio bacteriovorus genome:
- a CDS encoding ABC transporter ATP-binding protein, translating to MQTPVLEVKNLETTFHTNAGPVRAVNNISYSIQKGQTLGIVGESGSGKSVTSYSLMRLIEKPGQVSGGQVLLNGRDLLKLSEGAMAEVRGGEMAMIFQEPMTALNPVLTIGYQMDEQIMKHKKCSPKESKERAIEMLRLVGIPSPEERYNAYPHQLSGGMRQRAMIAMALSCDPTFLIADEPTTALDVTIQAQILELIQTLQAKFNMTVQFITHDLGVISEISDRVLVMYGGQTCEQSETQELFLNPRHPYTAALISSRPKFGERVKRLNTIEGSVPAPFDLPRGCPFVNRCTRAKGECTANKPPLVEIKPGHNVACFNPL from the coding sequence GTGCAAACTCCAGTACTTGAAGTTAAAAACTTAGAAACGACCTTTCATACCAACGCCGGCCCCGTGCGCGCGGTGAATAACATCAGTTATTCCATCCAAAAAGGGCAGACTTTGGGCATCGTGGGCGAATCCGGAAGCGGTAAATCCGTCACCTCTTATTCTTTGATGCGCCTGATCGAAAAACCGGGACAAGTTTCCGGTGGCCAAGTTTTATTAAACGGTCGCGACCTTTTGAAACTTTCTGAAGGGGCAATGGCTGAAGTTCGTGGCGGCGAAATGGCCATGATCTTTCAAGAGCCCATGACCGCCCTAAACCCTGTTCTTACCATCGGCTATCAGATGGATGAACAAATTATGAAACACAAAAAGTGTTCACCAAAAGAGTCCAAAGAACGTGCGATTGAGATGCTCCGTCTTGTCGGCATTCCTTCACCGGAGGAACGCTATAACGCCTACCCCCACCAACTTTCAGGCGGTATGAGACAAAGAGCTATGATCGCTATGGCTCTTTCCTGCGATCCGACATTCCTTATCGCCGATGAACCGACGACGGCTTTGGATGTAACCATTCAAGCGCAGATTCTAGAGCTGATTCAAACTCTGCAAGCGAAGTTCAATATGACCGTTCAGTTCATCACCCATGACTTGGGTGTGATTTCTGAAATTTCAGATCGCGTTTTAGTCATGTACGGCGGACAAACATGTGAGCAGTCTGAAACCCAAGAGCTTTTCTTAAACCCTCGCCACCCCTACACTGCGGCATTGATCTCTTCCCGTCCTAAGTTCGGAGAGAGAGTGAAACGTTTGAATACAATTGAAGGCAGCGTACCTGCTCCTTTTGATCTTCCGCGCGGCTGCCCGTTTGTAAACAGATGCACTCGCGCTAAAGGCGAATGCACGGCGAACAAACCACCTTTGGTGGAAATCAAACCGGGTCACAACGTGGCTTGCTTTAATCCACTTTAA
- a CDS encoding ABC transporter ATP-binding protein, with protein sequence MSDIILDAKNIKKHFPIRKGLLLREVASVKAVDDVSLYVRKGETLGLVGESGCGKSTLGRTLIRLYEPTGGAISFDGQDFLTLKGEALRKKRKNMQMIFQDPYASLDPRMTVGQIIRQPMDIHDVGTPAERNARVLELIELVGLRKAHVNRYPHEFSGGQRQRISIARAIALNPELIICDEPVSALDVSIQAQILNLLKDLQEKLNLTYIFISHDLSVIEHTCDRIAVMYLGKIVEIATRDELFSNPKHPYTQALISAIPRVGHGKKIMKKSLGGEVPSPINPPSGCTFHPRCPHKMDVCASQIPVLEGEGTHQKACWLTTAK encoded by the coding sequence ATGAGCGATATCATTCTTGATGCAAAAAACATTAAAAAGCACTTCCCGATCCGCAAAGGTCTTTTGTTGCGTGAAGTGGCCAGCGTCAAAGCTGTCGACGACGTGTCCCTTTATGTTCGTAAGGGTGAAACCTTAGGACTTGTGGGCGAGTCTGGCTGTGGTAAATCCACACTGGGTCGCACGTTGATTCGTCTTTACGAACCCACGGGTGGCGCGATCAGCTTTGACGGCCAGGACTTTTTAACTCTCAAAGGTGAAGCTCTCCGTAAAAAACGCAAAAACATGCAGATGATTTTCCAGGATCCTTACGCCTCTTTGGATCCGCGCATGACTGTAGGACAAATCATTCGTCAGCCGATGGACATTCACGATGTGGGAACTCCCGCGGAACGCAATGCCCGTGTTTTGGAATTGATTGAACTTGTCGGGCTTCGCAAAGCCCACGTCAATCGCTACCCACATGAATTTTCAGGTGGTCAACGCCAGCGTATTAGTATCGCGCGCGCGATTGCTTTAAATCCTGAACTGATTATCTGTGATGAGCCTGTGAGCGCTTTGGACGTTTCTATTCAGGCACAGATTTTAAATCTACTCAAGGATCTTCAAGAGAAACTAAACCTGACTTATATCTTTATCTCTCATGACCTTTCAGTGATCGAGCATACCTGCGATCGGATTGCGGTGATGTACTTGGGTAAAATCGTGGAAATAGCGACCCGCGATGAGCTTTTCAGCAACCCAAAACATCCTTATACACAAGCTTTGATCAGCGCGATTCCTCGCGTAGGTCACGGTAAAAAAATCATGAAGAAGTCCTTAGGCGGAGAAGTTCCAAGTCCTATCAACCCTCCATCGGGCTGCACCTTCCATCCGCGCTGCCCACATAAGATGGACGTCTGTGCTTCACAGATTCCGGTTCTAGAGGGCGAAGGCACGCATCAAAAAGCGTGCTGGTTGACGACGGCAAAATAG
- the sohB gene encoding protease SohB: protein MNALEHIGIFAAQTFLILFAIIAVILVIAMVAAKAGHKNEIQVELLHKKYKNFKTLLKAQTLTKNERKELRKKLKEEKKSSENKSRDQEKKIFLIDFEGDVKASAVENLREEVTAVLTIATPKDEVVVRVESPGGVVHGYGLAASQLLRIRDKQIPLTICVDKVAASGGYLMSCTANKILCAPFAIVGSIGVVAQVPNLHRVLKKHDVDFKEYTAGEYKRTVSLLGEITPKGEEKFKEQLEDTHVLFKNFVHKFRPNLNLNEVATGEYWYGEQAIAKGLVDEIRTSDDYLLDLSHQHQIVKVKYEHHVSFSDKLTGIIGKAFKKGSLSILEELETRRFL from the coding sequence ATGAACGCATTAGAACACATTGGTATTTTCGCAGCGCAGACATTTTTGATTCTTTTTGCCATCATCGCCGTCATTTTGGTGATCGCCATGGTCGCAGCCAAAGCCGGCCATAAAAATGAAATCCAAGTCGAACTTCTTCACAAGAAATACAAAAACTTCAAAACCCTTCTTAAAGCGCAAACTTTAACTAAGAACGAACGCAAAGAGTTGCGCAAAAAACTTAAAGAAGAAAAGAAGAGCTCTGAAAACAAATCCCGTGACCAAGAAAAGAAAATCTTCCTGATTGATTTCGAAGGCGACGTAAAAGCTTCTGCGGTTGAAAACCTGCGCGAAGAAGTGACGGCGGTCCTAACTATCGCCACTCCTAAGGATGAGGTCGTTGTTCGCGTGGAAAGCCCTGGCGGCGTGGTGCATGGTTACGGGCTAGCGGCCTCTCAACTTCTACGCATCCGTGATAAACAGATCCCGCTAACGATCTGTGTGGACAAAGTAGCTGCTAGTGGTGGCTACTTGATGTCGTGCACGGCAAATAAAATTCTTTGTGCCCCTTTTGCTATCGTCGGCTCTATTGGCGTGGTCGCTCAAGTGCCCAATCTTCACCGCGTTCTTAAAAAACACGATGTGGATTTCAAAGAATACACCGCGGGCGAATACAAACGCACTGTCAGCCTTTTAGGAGAAATCACTCCGAAGGGTGAAGAAAAATTTAAAGAACAACTTGAGGATACTCACGTTTTATTTAAGAACTTCGTTCATAAATTCCGTCCAAATCTCAATTTGAATGAGGTTGCCACTGGCGAATATTGGTACGGCGAACAAGCCATTGCGAAGGGCTTGGTGGATGAAATTCGCACCAGCGACGATTATCTGCTCGATCTCTCTCATCAGCACCAAATAGTTAAAGTAAAGTACGAACATCACGTGAGTTTTAGTGATAAACTCACGGGAATTATCGGAAAGGCTTTCAAAAAAGGCAGTCTTTCCATTTTGGAAGAATTAGAAACTCGACGCTTTCTTTAA
- the mutM gene encoding bifunctional DNA-formamidopyrimidine glycosylase/DNA-(apurinic or apyrimidinic site) lyase produces MPELPEVEVVRRGLEKILKDEPVLEKIELKRPDLREPIPAKKLSTLVGEKLLSVERRAKYLLLWTKKGAMLSHLGMTGTWRVAPPGDERLHDHIYLHFSGNLRLAYRDPRRFGYFDFVQNPLEHPKLKGLGPEPLTKNFSGKELWESLRGKDVAIKVAIMDQKIVVGVGNIYASEALFAAGIKPTLSAQKLSRERADVLAKEIKKILSRSIELGGSSISDFAQASGESGYFQSTFRVYDRAKQPCVTCGQQVKSKVLGGRNTFWCSTCQK; encoded by the coding sequence ATGCCTGAACTTCCAGAGGTCGAAGTCGTTCGCCGCGGATTAGAAAAAATCCTTAAAGATGAACCCGTTTTAGAAAAGATCGAGTTGAAAAGACCCGATTTGCGAGAGCCTATTCCTGCTAAAAAACTAAGCACATTGGTGGGTGAAAAGCTTTTGTCCGTAGAAAGAAGAGCGAAGTATCTTCTGCTTTGGACGAAAAAAGGCGCGATGCTTTCACATTTGGGAATGACGGGGACTTGGAGGGTGGCTCCTCCGGGCGATGAGCGGTTGCATGATCATATCTATCTTCATTTTTCCGGAAATCTACGTTTGGCGTACCGGGACCCGCGCCGTTTTGGCTATTTTGATTTCGTGCAAAATCCCTTAGAACACCCGAAACTAAAGGGTTTGGGGCCAGAGCCTTTAACTAAAAACTTTAGCGGTAAAGAACTGTGGGAAAGCCTGCGCGGGAAAGACGTCGCCATTAAAGTCGCGATCATGGATCAAAAGATCGTGGTGGGGGTGGGGAACATCTATGCCAGTGAAGCCTTGTTTGCAGCGGGGATCAAGCCCACTTTGTCGGCACAAAAGCTGTCCCGGGAGCGCGCGGACGTGCTGGCAAAAGAGATTAAAAAAATTTTATCTCGGTCCATCGAACTCGGTGGATCCTCGATCAGTGACTTTGCCCAAGCCAGTGGAGAAAGCGGTTACTTTCAATCCACTTTCAGAGTGTACGATCGCGCGAAACAGCCGTGTGTGACTTGCGGGCAACAGGTGAAATCCAAAGTTTTGGGCGGAAGAAATACGTTCTGGTGCTCAACTTGCCAAAAATAA
- a CDS encoding peptide ABC transporter substrate-binding protein, which translates to MLNKFAKGLMLVAGFGFTSQALAAPTNNELKIGISQEFETMNPLIMTMSASAYMYRLVGRSLVNLTPEGKWVAQLAKEIPSLDKGTAKIIDDGGKKKVVATWELLEGAKWGDGKPVICQDFITAHTIATSNNVSVGEKENWTQVEKIDIDPKNPKKCTFKYDKAKWDFYQLAQFFPVPTHIEKAVFDKYGKQKEGYEKNSNYVRNATNPGLYNGPYVISEVKLGSHVAFAPNPHFYGKQPQIKKIIVKLIPNTGTMEANLRSGTIDMISTLGLDFDQALAFEKKAKTENLPYDVHFVPSVTYEHIDLKLDNPILKDVRVRKALLYSINRDDLVKALFEGKQQVAIHNVSPKDPWFTADPKVVTVYRYSKREAGKLLDEAGWKMGADGYRAKDGKRLSLVFQTTAGNKTRELVQVYLQNQWKQAGIEVLVKNEPARVFFAETMTKRKFDGLALFAWVSSPENSPRSTVSSKAIPNSSNGWSGQNFHGWANPAVDKNLDALDVEFNASKRTNLVHDILKAYTMDVPVLPLYYRSDISVTPKNLKNYKMSGHQFYETNNVEDWSLN; encoded by the coding sequence ATGTTGAATAAGTTTGCGAAAGGACTCATGCTGGTAGCGGGTTTTGGCTTTACAAGCCAGGCTTTGGCTGCTCCAACAAACAATGAGCTTAAAATCGGAATCTCTCAAGAATTTGAGACGATGAATCCGCTTATCATGACCATGTCAGCTTCTGCTTACATGTACCGTTTGGTAGGTCGCTCTTTAGTGAACCTCACTCCAGAAGGTAAATGGGTGGCTCAATTGGCTAAAGAAATTCCTTCTTTGGACAAAGGCACAGCGAAGATTATTGACGACGGAGGAAAAAAGAAAGTTGTCGCGACGTGGGAACTTCTTGAAGGCGCAAAATGGGGCGACGGAAAGCCTGTAATCTGCCAAGACTTCATCACGGCTCATACGATTGCTACGAGCAACAATGTCAGCGTGGGTGAAAAAGAAAATTGGACTCAAGTTGAAAAAATCGACATTGATCCTAAAAACCCTAAGAAATGCACTTTCAAGTACGACAAAGCAAAATGGGATTTCTATCAGCTGGCTCAATTCTTCCCGGTTCCAACTCACATCGAAAAAGCGGTGTTTGATAAATACGGAAAACAAAAAGAGGGCTACGAAAAGAACTCAAACTACGTACGTAATGCAACAAATCCAGGTCTTTACAACGGACCTTACGTGATTTCTGAAGTAAAATTGGGTTCGCATGTGGCATTTGCACCAAATCCACATTTCTATGGAAAACAACCTCAGATCAAAAAAATCATCGTGAAGTTGATTCCTAATACAGGAACAATGGAGGCAAATCTTCGTTCTGGTACGATCGACATGATCTCTACGTTGGGTTTGGATTTCGACCAGGCTTTGGCTTTTGAAAAGAAAGCTAAAACAGAAAACCTTCCGTACGACGTTCACTTTGTTCCTTCAGTGACTTACGAACACATCGACCTTAAATTGGACAACCCTATTTTGAAAGATGTGCGTGTACGTAAAGCTCTTCTTTACTCCATCAATCGCGATGACTTGGTAAAAGCGCTTTTCGAAGGCAAACAACAAGTGGCAATTCACAACGTATCTCCGAAAGACCCTTGGTTCACGGCCGATCCAAAAGTTGTGACAGTGTACCGCTACTCAAAGCGTGAAGCTGGTAAACTTTTGGATGAAGCTGGCTGGAAAATGGGTGCAGATGGATACCGTGCAAAAGATGGCAAACGCCTTTCTTTGGTATTCCAAACTACGGCGGGTAATAAAACTCGCGAGCTTGTTCAGGTTTACCTGCAAAACCAATGGAAACAGGCTGGTATCGAAGTTCTTGTGAAAAACGAACCGGCGCGTGTGTTCTTTGCTGAAACTATGACAAAACGTAAGTTTGACGGCTTGGCTTTGTTTGCTTGGGTTTCTTCTCCTGAAAATAGCCCTCGCTCGACAGTTTCTTCTAAAGCGATCCCTAACAGCTCTAACGGTTGGTCGGGGCAAAACTTCCATGGCTGGGCAAATCCGGCTGTTGATAAAAACTTGGATGCTTTGGACGTTGAGTTCAACGCTTCAAAACGTACAAACCTAGTTCACGACATTCTTAAAGCGTACACAATGGACGTTCCAGTGCTTCCGCTTTACTACCGTTCAGATATTTCTGTAACACCTAAGAATTTGAAGAACTACAAAATGTCAGGCCATCAATTCTACGAAACAAACAACGTAGAAGACTGGTCATTGAATTAA
- a CDS encoding Fpg/Nei family DNA glycosylase, giving the protein MPELAEVETVRRRIEEQLKKKKIKEITLDKSDRHFFAFAPVKEVEKALVGARITGAGRKGKYFWIELDRKPWPLIHLGMSGNTTFLNPKMKGSSHEHTWGGAQLWKERDKKLIEKLWFSRLLLHLEGGVEMSIVDPRRFGRMWLTDDPWTHPRIKKLGYDPLLDFPSVKVLSEKLKKRKKAIKAVLLDQALFAGIGNWLADEILYQSRISPHHLASQLTPAQMKKLHQQTLAVVKKAVAADADYERYPKTWLFHERWGKSKNAKTSKGKIVHEEVGGRTTAWVPGWQK; this is encoded by the coding sequence ATGCCTGAATTAGCCGAAGTCGAAACAGTCCGTCGCCGTATCGAAGAGCAGCTGAAGAAAAAGAAAATCAAAGAAATCACTTTGGATAAAAGTGACCGGCACTTTTTCGCTTTTGCTCCTGTCAAAGAAGTCGAAAAAGCTTTGGTCGGTGCGCGCATAACTGGGGCTGGTCGTAAGGGAAAGTATTTTTGGATCGAGTTGGATCGCAAACCCTGGCCGCTGATTCATTTGGGAATGAGTGGCAACACGACATTTTTAAATCCCAAAATGAAAGGATCTTCCCACGAACACACGTGGGGAGGAGCGCAGCTTTGGAAAGAGCGCGATAAAAAACTTATTGAAAAACTTTGGTTCAGTCGTCTGCTTTTACATCTAGAAGGTGGAGTTGAAATGTCCATCGTCGATCCACGTCGCTTCGGTCGTATGTGGTTGACGGATGATCCGTGGACTCATCCACGCATTAAAAAGTTAGGCTATGATCCGCTTTTAGATTTTCCCTCGGTGAAAGTCCTTTCGGAAAAATTAAAGAAGAGAAAAAAGGCCATCAAAGCGGTTCTTTTAGATCAGGCTCTCTTCGCTGGAATTGGAAATTGGCTGGCCGATGAGATTTTATATCAATCTAGAATTTCGCCACATCACTTGGCTTCGCAATTAACGCCTGCTCAAATGAAAAAGCTGCACCAACAAACTCTCGCGGTCGTCAAAAAAGCCGTTGCGGCGGACGCAGACTACGAGAGATATCCTAAAACCTGGCTCTTCCACGAACGCTGGGGAAAATCCAAAAACGCCAAAACTTCCAAAGGAAAAATTGTGCACGAAGAAGTCGGCGGCCGCACCACAGCCTGGGTCCCGGGTTGGCAGAAATAA
- a CDS encoding VC0807 family protein, with amino-acid sequence MQSVQENPPKENGLLNLVFNIVLPVLILNKLSKFIGPFWALILALAFPLGYGAYDLIKRKKANAFSALGLLNVLLTGGLALMGLHGFWFAVKEAAFPALVGLFVLGSAFTKRPFIETLFLNPSIMKVDLLENRLKEHGKQVEFHDHMRKATIWLSLSFAFSAICNFVLARRIFINIDSNLSSEAQSLVLNDQIAQMTTWSMAIIMVPSIIFLLGIFWYLMRGIKEYSGLSTEELIKEN; translated from the coding sequence ATGCAATCTGTCCAAGAAAATCCGCCAAAGGAAAACGGGCTTTTGAATCTCGTTTTCAACATCGTACTTCCCGTTTTAATTTTAAATAAATTAAGCAAATTCATCGGCCCTTTTTGGGCGCTGATCTTAGCTCTGGCATTTCCCTTGGGGTACGGCGCTTATGATTTGATCAAGCGCAAAAAAGCCAATGCATTTTCAGCGTTGGGCCTTCTGAATGTCCTTTTAACAGGCGGCCTGGCATTGATGGGTTTGCATGGTTTTTGGTTCGCGGTGAAAGAAGCGGCCTTCCCGGCACTCGTAGGGCTCTTTGTTCTGGGATCTGCTTTTACAAAGCGTCCTTTTATTGAAACACTCTTCTTAAACCCCTCGATCATGAAAGTGGATTTGTTAGAAAACCGCTTGAAAGAACACGGAAAACAAGTCGAGTTTCATGATCACATGAGGAAGGCCACTATCTGGCTTTCGTTGTCCTTTGCCTTCAGTGCGATTTGCAACTTCGTGCTAGCAAGACGTATTTTTATCAACATCGATTCGAACTTATCGTCAGAAGCGCAATCTCTGGTTTTAAATGATCAGATCGCACAAATGACGACGTGGTCGATGGCCATCATCATGGTGCCTTCTATTATTTTTCTCTTGGGAATCTTCTGGTATCTCATGCGAGGCATCAAAGAGTACTCCGGTCTTTCTACCGAAGAGCTCATAAAAGAAAATTAA